A part of Desulfitibacter alkalitolerans DSM 16504 genomic DNA contains:
- a CDS encoding helix-turn-helix transcriptional regulator: MINGGELRKFREKQGLSSQEFADLLRVPEPYIQDIENNIKTVNPKVISRITETFEIDKDDFNMEECQSELTLYLGDQIRALREEKQLSLERLGSLTGLSVTYLSEIERKQAVPSLSTLKRIANVFNVPVSLFIGNTRKCSLVVEKLKRARKNRGMSQKQLAEKAGVSPGLIGQLETGKAQASIRTLEKITKALGVSVCSVILEQEDIEEVIGALSPELRSLLYQPNVQAILGSTCTMEPDKLKLVLNFIDMLNSPKVE; the protein is encoded by the coding sequence TTGATAAATGGTGGCGAATTACGTAAATTTAGAGAAAAACAAGGTTTATCATCCCAGGAATTTGCTGATTTATTGAGGGTTCCAGAGCCTTATATACAGGATATAGAAAATAACATTAAAACAGTAAACCCCAAGGTTATATCACGAATTACTGAAACCTTTGAAATAGACAAGGATGACTTTAATATGGAAGAATGTCAATCGGAGCTGACACTATACCTAGGAGACCAGATCAGGGCTTTACGGGAGGAAAAACAGCTGAGTCTTGAAAGACTTGGTTCATTAACAGGCTTATCTGTTACTTATCTAAGTGAAATAGAAAGAAAGCAGGCAGTACCATCATTGAGCACCTTAAAAAGAATTGCAAATGTATTTAATGTGCCAGTAAGCCTTTTTATTGGAAATACCAGAAAATGCTCCCTTGTTGTCGAGAAGTTAAAAAGGGCCAGAAAGAACAGGGGCATGTCCCAGAAGCAGCTTGCCGAAAAAGCCGGGGTTTCACCAGGATTAATAGGACAGCTTGAAACAGGAAAAGCCCAGGCTTCAATCAGAACCTTAGAGAAAATCACAAAAGCCCTGGGCGTTTCTGTTTGCTCTGTCATCTTAGAACAAGAGGATATAGAAGAAGTGATAGGAGCTTTAAGCCCTGAGCTAAGGTCTTTATTATACCAACCCAACGTTCAGGCTATTTTAGGTTCCACCTGCACCATGGAGCCTGACAAGTTAAAATTAGTCTTAAACTTCATTGACATGCTAAATAGCCCTAAGGTTGAGTAA